From the genome of Colwellia psychrerythraea 34H, one region includes:
- a CDS encoding acyl-CoA thioesterase: MFSEKMMPHFSDTDALGHINNTKPPVWFEGGRAPIFRFFTPDLDPKKWQLIIAKIEVSYHGQLFYGQEIEIRTFVSRIGGASFDVYQELWQHGEKCVSGTAAMVNFDYETQSSKRISDEIRTQLTEHFIEL, from the coding sequence ATGTTCAGTGAAAAAATGATGCCACACTTTAGTGATACGGATGCTTTAGGGCATATTAATAATACTAAACCACCAGTTTGGTTTGAAGGTGGACGTGCCCCTATATTTAGATTTTTCACTCCTGATTTAGACCCTAAAAAATGGCAACTTATCATTGCTAAAATAGAAGTTTCTTATCACGGACAGCTATTTTATGGTCAGGAAATTGAGATCAGAACATTCGTTAGCCGAATCGGTGGCGCCTCGTTTGATGTTTATCAAGAACTTTGGCAGCACGGAGAAAAATGTGTGTCGGGTACGGCAGCCATGGTAAATTTTGATTATGAGACGCAAAGCTCTAAAAGAATATCTGATGAGATTCGTACTCAGCTAACTGAACACTTTATTGAGTTATAG
- a CDS encoding NADP-dependent oxidoreductase, whose protein sequence is MNQNKQVNRQILLASRPFGAPSHDNFTLAQTAKPSPKQGEVLLRTVYLSLDPYMRGRMNDAKSYADPVALNEVMVGGTVCRVEESKHADYQQGDWVVSFGGWQDYSISNGVDLLKLGNDISNPSYALGVLGMPGLTAYMGLLDIGQPKAGETVVVAAATGAVGSLVGQIAKIQGCKVIGIAGGTEKCQYAVDTLGFDACLDHHSDELATLLAKTCTDGIDVYFENVGGKVFDAVLPLLNPKSRIPLCGLISQYNATELPDGPDRMSSLMGTLLVKRAKMQGFIVFDDYGHRYGEFNKAMMTWLSEGKIKYKEHRVEGLENSVSSFIGLLEGKNFGKLVVRVGPDDLT, encoded by the coding sequence ATGAATCAAAACAAACAAGTAAATCGACAAATATTGTTAGCTTCACGTCCTTTTGGTGCGCCAAGCCACGACAACTTTACACTAGCACAAACAGCCAAGCCTAGCCCAAAACAGGGTGAAGTATTATTACGTACGGTATATCTTTCATTAGATCCCTATATGAGAGGTCGTATGAATGATGCAAAATCTTACGCCGATCCCGTAGCATTAAATGAGGTAATGGTTGGTGGCACTGTTTGTAGAGTCGAAGAATCGAAGCATGCTGATTACCAACAAGGAGATTGGGTTGTTTCTTTTGGTGGCTGGCAGGATTACAGCATATCAAATGGCGTTGACCTACTTAAGTTAGGTAATGATATTTCAAACCCATCTTATGCACTAGGAGTTCTCGGTATGCCGGGTTTAACTGCCTATATGGGATTATTAGATATTGGCCAACCAAAAGCTGGGGAGACAGTTGTCGTCGCAGCTGCAACAGGTGCCGTAGGTAGTTTAGTAGGGCAAATTGCTAAAATACAAGGCTGTAAAGTGATTGGTATAGCGGGTGGTACTGAGAAGTGCCAATATGCCGTTGATACCCTTGGTTTTGATGCCTGTTTAGATCACCACAGTGATGAATTAGCTACCCTACTGGCAAAAACTTGTACTGATGGTATCGACGTTTACTTTGAAAATGTTGGCGGTAAAGTCTTTGATGCCGTATTACCGCTACTTAATCCTAAGTCTCGTATTCCTTTATGTGGCCTTATTTCACAATATAATGCCACTGAATTACCTGATGGTCCTGATCGTATGTCTTCGTTAATGGGCACATTATTGGTTAAGCGCGCTAAAATGCAAGGTTTCATCGTATTTGATGACTATGGCCACCGTTATGGCGAATTTAATAAAGCGATGATGACATGGCTTAGTGAAGGAAAGATCAAATACAAAGAGCACAGAGTAGAAGGCTTAGAAAATAGCGTATCGTCATTTATTGGTTTGTTGGAAGGCAAGAACTTTGGCAAGTTAGTAGTTCGTGTTGGTCCTGATGACTTAACATAA
- the ssb gene encoding single-stranded DNA-binding protein, whose amino-acid sequence MAGVNKVIIVGNLGKDPEVRFMPNGGAVANITVATSDSWKDKQTGEQKDKTEWHRVVMFGKLAEIAGEYLKKGSKVYLEGSLQTRKWTNQQGQDQYTTEIVLQGFNGVMQMLDGKSSQGQGGGFANQGQQQSGGFQQQAPQQSGGFSNQPAQQGGFSNQGQQAKAPAQQGGFAPQQQAPAQQGGFAPQQQAPAQQGGFAPQQAPAQQGGYQQQQAPKVNPQEPSIDFDDDIPF is encoded by the coding sequence ATGGCGGGTGTAAATAAAGTAATCATAGTAGGTAACTTAGGTAAAGATCCTGAGGTACGTTTTATGCCAAATGGTGGTGCAGTAGCAAATATTACTGTTGCAACGTCAGACTCATGGAAAGACAAACAAACTGGTGAGCAGAAAGACAAAACAGAATGGCATCGTGTTGTTATGTTTGGAAAACTTGCTGAAATTGCTGGTGAATACTTGAAAAAAGGTTCAAAAGTATATCTTGAAGGATCTTTGCAAACGCGTAAGTGGACCAACCAACAAGGTCAAGATCAATATACGACTGAAATCGTATTACAGGGCTTTAATGGCGTAATGCAAATGTTAGATGGAAAGTCGTCTCAAGGTCAGGGCGGTGGTTTTGCTAATCAAGGACAACAGCAAAGTGGTGGCTTCCAGCAACAAGCTCCACAGCAATCGGGTGGATTTTCTAACCAGCCAGCTCAACAAGGTGGATTTTCTAACCAAGGACAGCAAGCAAAAGCACCAGCACAACAAGGTGGCTTTGCTCCGCAACAACAAGCACCAGCACAACAAGGTGGCTTTGCTCCGCAACAGCAAGCACCAGCACAACAAGGTGGTTTTGCTCCTCAACAAGCACCAGCACAACAAGGTGGTTATCAGCAACAGCAAGCACCTAAAGTGAACCCACAAGAACCATCAATTGATTTCGATGATGATATCCCGTTTTAA
- a CDS encoding type 1 glutamine amidotransferase domain-containing protein, producing the protein MQTKNILMVLTSHAELGNTGKKTGFWVEEFAAPYYAFKDAGINVTLASPAGGQAPIDPTSELDDFQTTATKRYFEDAESQNLIANTQVLAQINSEDFDAVFYPGGHGPLWDLTDNTNSIQLIEQFIAASKPVAAVCHATAALLNVKDSNGEYAVKGKAVSGFTNTEEDAVQLTDIVPFLLEDELIKRGADYQKVEDWHAFAVQDGLLISGQNPASSILVAEKLMRQLNG; encoded by the coding sequence ATGCAAACTAAAAACATATTAATGGTATTAACATCACACGCTGAATTAGGTAACACTGGAAAGAAAACAGGCTTTTGGGTAGAAGAGTTTGCAGCCCCTTATTACGCGTTTAAAGATGCAGGCATAAACGTTACCTTAGCTTCTCCAGCAGGAGGACAAGCGCCAATCGATCCGACTAGTGAATTAGATGATTTTCAAACAACAGCAACCAAGCGTTATTTCGAAGATGCTGAAAGCCAAAACCTTATAGCCAATACTCAGGTTCTAGCGCAAATCAACAGTGAAGATTTTGATGCGGTATTTTACCCAGGTGGACATGGCCCTTTATGGGATTTAACAGACAATACCAATTCCATCCAATTGATTGAACAGTTTATTGCAGCTAGCAAACCTGTTGCAGCTGTTTGTCATGCTACTGCCGCTTTATTAAACGTTAAAGATAGTAACGGTGAGTATGCAGTTAAGGGTAAAGCGGTTTCAGGTTTTACCAACACTGAAGAAGACGCTGTACAGCTAACCGACATTGTGCCTTTTTTACTCGAAGATGAATTGATCAAACGCGGTGCTGACTATCAAAAAGTTGAAGATTGGCATGCCTTTGCTGTTCAAGACGGTTTACTCATTTCGGGTCAAAACCCAGCCAGTTCAATCTTAGTCGCTGAAAAATTAATGAGACAACTAAACGGTTAA
- a CDS encoding LysR family transcriptional regulator, producing the protein MNISFEQLKSMVVFAQVIEQGTLSGAAKHIGLSRAVVSYHIKKLEAQLGIKLLNRSTRTISATEAGLEYYQYCRVIAEQASAANRQIENLKHEPVGLLKITCPVNVGLQTIVPALNEFRTIYPKIELDVMLTDEVVNIIKEGIDLAIRGAPLADSGLQAAKLSTLSTCLCGSPAYFEKFGFPKHPTELNKHQWVLYKLTAGSLELTKGSRSFSIEMKGTISTNNAAARTAFVEGGHGLGRIPVYDAKPRIKAGQLLSVLDDYDMRDIHVYGVFPPGNAESKKLRLLIDFLKAYFLKNQ; encoded by the coding sequence ATGAATATTTCTTTTGAACAGCTAAAAAGTATGGTTGTTTTTGCCCAAGTGATTGAGCAGGGTACGCTCAGTGGTGCTGCTAAACATATTGGACTCTCTCGTGCGGTGGTGAGTTACCATATAAAAAAACTTGAAGCTCAATTAGGTATAAAACTACTGAATCGCTCTACTCGCACTATTTCAGCGACTGAAGCAGGGCTTGAGTATTATCAATATTGCCGCGTTATCGCTGAGCAAGCATCAGCGGCTAATCGACAGATTGAAAATCTTAAACATGAACCGGTCGGTTTATTAAAGATTACCTGTCCAGTTAATGTTGGTTTGCAAACTATTGTTCCTGCACTTAATGAGTTTCGTACCATTTACCCTAAAATTGAACTTGATGTCATGCTTACGGATGAAGTGGTAAATATTATCAAAGAAGGCATAGACCTAGCTATTCGTGGTGCTCCTTTAGCCGATTCAGGCCTACAAGCAGCAAAATTATCAACACTCAGCACTTGTCTTTGTGGCTCACCCGCATATTTTGAAAAGTTTGGTTTTCCTAAACACCCAACGGAGCTGAATAAACATCAATGGGTGCTGTATAAGTTAACTGCGGGTTCGCTCGAGCTGACAAAAGGTAGTCGTTCTTTTAGCATTGAAATGAAAGGCACAATCAGCACAAATAATGCGGCAGCAAGAACCGCTTTTGTTGAAGGTGGCCACGGTCTAGGTCGTATTCCTGTTTATGATGCAAAACCTAGAATCAAAGCAGGGCAGTTGCTTTCGGTACTTGATGATTACGATATGAGGGATATTCATGTCTATGGGGTATTTCCTCCAGGGAATGCCGAGTCGAAGAAATTGCGGTTGTTGATAGATTTTTTAAAAGCATACTTCTTAAAGAATCAGTAA